From the genome of Spartinivicinus poritis:
AATTTTGAGCAGCTGGAACTTTCCTGAATTTGGGGTTGTCATATATTACGAGTGGCCGCGATGGTCACTTTAACTACTCCTTATGTGTTTTAGTGTTGGCATTTACTCCGTTAAGCCCCCAAGTTAGCGGAGATAATAATCTGCCCCGGCTACATAATCTCCCCCCAAGTAGCTGGGGTAATTTTTTTTCTAAGACCTCAAATTTATCTCTGCTCCACAAACAGCTAGCGTTTATCAAGCTTGTTATTGTCTTTGGCTACCGGTTTAACATCGTTTAAGCCCAGGTCGTAAATAAGCTGCTGATTGAGGCTGGTAGGAAGTGCTTGTGTTCTTGGTGATTTTGCTTTACTGCAATATCTCTTGTATATAAACCAGACAAAAACTATCAGTATTATTAATAGATACTCCATCGCTACTACTCTTTACTTTCATCAGTTAGGCTAAAATACCTCTACATAGCAGCAATCTAGCGATTTTAATGACTAACTACGAATGATAAATTTTGATTTACTATTAGTTGAACTAATAATTGATGATGTACTGAAAGTGATGATATGAGCGATCCCCTACAGCATCTTGGTGCTATGCGTGCTTTTGCAAAAGCGGCACAGCTATCAAGCTATTCAAAAGCGGCTGATGAGCTGGCTATTACCCAATCAGCTGTAAGCCAGCAAGTTCGAACGCTTGAGCAAGCATTGGGGGTGAGGTTATTCACTCGAGTTGGTCGCACAATGCAACTAACAGAGGCTGGTGAAAACTTATTTCAATATGTTGATCAAGGATTAGGCCTGATTCGGGAAGGTATTAACCGCGTTCAGCAAGAAGAATTGGCTGGTGAGCTTAAGGTTACCCTTAGCCCCGCATTTGCCTCACATTGGTTAATGCCTAAATTATGGTTATTTGCGGAAGCTTATCCAGAAATAAGAATACATATGATACCTACCTTGGATCTGTTAGATTTAAAACATGATGAAGCAGATGTTGCTATCCGTTATGGTAAAGGCAACTACTCAGGGTTGGTCAATGAATTTTTAGCTGCTAGTGAAGGAATTGTAGTTGCCTCTCCAAATGTTGCAAAAAATATTAATAAACCAGAAGACTTATTTAACTATTTATTAATTGAAAGTACACCTTTATTTTCAGAGGGCTGGAAAAGCTGGTTTGATAAAGTCGATATAACAGCTGACTACTCTAAATTGCAAATTATACAAGTCAAAGGCGTAGGTTTAGCAATACATACGGTCCTTGAGGGGAGGGGTATAGCACTAATGAGCAACTTAGTAGCCAAGCAATTAATTAAACAACAAGCGCTTGTTCAGTTATTTAATGATACTGTAGAGTATGCAGGAGTCTGGTTGTTATACGATGAGAGTTCGCCTCGATACAGGCGTGTACAAAAGTTTACGAACTGGTTAAAACAGGAAATAAAGTCTGATAATGGTAAGCCAGGTTCTAAGTTCAAGTAATATTTTTATTATAAATTTCTATAATTTTTTTACAAAAAATTTATGGTTTGATATTAGTTAGAAGAAACAAAAGTTAAATAGAGTGCCTTGTTAGTAGCTGCTATAAAAAACAAAGTAAACTAGCATCAAGCTTGCTACACTTTTTAATACACATAAAGTGGTCATGGATAACCAAGTAGCTAACTAAATGGTGTTCGATATAACTGCTCCTAATATTCTTGTTGTTGATGATGATATAAAAACATGCCAACAACTAAAGCATCTCATAAAAGAGTTTGGCTATCAGTG
Proteins encoded in this window:
- a CDS encoding LysR substrate-binding domain-containing protein; the encoded protein is MSDPLQHLGAMRAFAKAAQLSSYSKAADELAITQSAVSQQVRTLEQALGVRLFTRVGRTMQLTEAGENLFQYVDQGLGLIREGINRVQQEELAGELKVTLSPAFASHWLMPKLWLFAEAYPEIRIHMIPTLDLLDLKHDEADVAIRYGKGNYSGLVNEFLAASEGIVVASPNVAKNINKPEDLFNYLLIESTPLFSEGWKSWFDKVDITADYSKLQIIQVKGVGLAIHTVLEGRGIALMSNLVAKQLIKQQALVQLFNDTVEYAGVWLLYDESSPRYRRVQKFTNWLKQEIKSDNGKPGSKFK